One Solanum pennellii chromosome 9, SPENNV200 DNA segment encodes these proteins:
- the LOC107030152 gene encoding uncharacterized protein LOC107030152, producing the protein MPPRRVVRDRPSRKNIEPQDQGKPMNLKCNPMKMSLMPSLERMNPSSFVGLSTEKDIENFIEVLKKWNEGRDVDAPPASWTCFEEAFLGAFFPRKLKEAKMVKDMKSRISLFVAGLGHLSSEEGRSTMLIGDMDISRLMVYVQQVEEEKLRVREEFKNKKAKTTNESGQQKGSVDHSSF; encoded by the exons atgcctccacgaagagtaGTTAGAGATCGTCCATCGAGGAAGAATATTGAACCTCAGGATCAAGGGAAACCAATGAACCTGAAGTGCAACCCAATGAAAATGTCACTAATGCCGAGTTTAGAGAG GATGAATCCTTCAAGTTTCGTAGGTTTGAGCACTGAAAAGGATATAGAGAATTTTATTGAGGTATTGAAGAAG TGGAATGAGGGTAGAGATGTGGATGCACCACCTGCGAGTTGGACTTGTTTTGAGGAAGCCTTCTTGGGGGCTTTCTTTCCCCGAAAATTGAAAGAGGCCAAG ATGGTTAAGGACATGAAGAGTAGAATAAGCTTGTTTGTTGCTGGGTTGGGACATCTATCAAGCGAAGAGGGCCGGTCAACGATGTTGATAggtgacatggacatatcaaggttgatggtttatgtgcaGCAGGTTGAGGAGGAAAAACTAAGAGTCAGAGAAGAGTTCAAAAATAAGAAAGCGAAGACAACAAATGAGTCTGGGCAGCAGAAAGGTAGCGTAGATCATTCGTCATTTTAG